A single genomic interval of Helianthus annuus cultivar XRQ/B chromosome 6, HanXRQr2.0-SUNRISE, whole genome shotgun sequence harbors:
- the LOC110901209 gene encoding anti-sigma-I factor RsgI codes for MSKPQSDASLANIHNPQNNNNYNRGGNDGGGRGNGGRGGGGRGGGGYHHGGRNGNHSQQYSNQQQEQYQENYGGDRGRGRGRESGGIGSGLGRGQQSQRTPANPRQNVDRVPEVNAWSRVASGQPALAQTQTLTQNRNGITHHFTVCFYIGV; via the coding sequence ATGAGTAAACCACAATCAGACGCTTCACTCGCCAACATTCACAATCCACAAAATAACAACAACTACAATCGCGGCGGAAATGACGGTGGTGGCCGGGGTAATGGCGGCAGAGGAGGCGGTGGCCGCGGTGGTGGTGGTTATCATCACGGTGGACGAAACGGAAATCATTCGCAACAATACAGTAATCAACAGCAGGAACAGTATCAGGAAAATTATGGAGGCGATAGAGGTAGAGGCAGGGGTCGAGAATCCGGTGGGATCGGAAGTGGTCTCGGCCGTGGTCAGCAAAGTCAACGGACTCCGGCTAACCCTAGGCAGAATGTCGATCGAGTGCCGGAAGTCAACGCGTGGAGTCGTGTAGCGTCTGGTCAACCGGCTTTGGCCCAAACACAAACCCTAACTCAGAACCGGAATGGTATAACTCATCACTTTACAGTTTGTTTCTATATTGGTGTTTGA